From the genome of Gemmatimonadota bacterium:
TCATCAACGAACCGGACAAGACCACCGACGCGCTGCCGTGGATCCTCTACAAGGACGGGATCCGCGAGCTGCGGCTCATGCGCGACGTGGAGCAGCAGGAGCTCGTGGCGTTGATCGACATCCTGACGCGCGTGCGCAAGGCGTCGCCCGACGAGGATGACCTGCTGACGCTGCTGTGGGAGCAGGAGTTCGCCTTCGTGCGGTATCGCTACGTCGACATGACGCTCGAGGGGGTGGCGCCGCTCGACGCGTCGGAGCTGGCCAAGCAGGAGCGGCTGGTCGACCCGCAGGCGATCCAGGAGCCGCCGCAGGAGAACGTGCTCCCATCGGGGGTGGTCAACCTCGACGACTTCGACGCGACGCTGTACTTCCTGGACGAGCGCGAAGTGGAGTACCTGCGCGACGCGGTGGCGACGGAGTACGCCTCGGACCTGCGGGGCAACGTCGTGGCGATCCTCCTGGACGTCTTCGAGGTGCAGGTCGATCCCGCCATCCGCGACGAGATCGTCGGGGTGCTCGACAACCTGCTCGTGCACCTGCTCACGGCCGGACAGCTGCGCACGGTCGCGCACCTGCTGCGCGAGGTGAACATCGCGGCCAATCGGGCGCGCGACCTCACGCCGCAGCAGCGGGAGACGATCCTCTCGCTCCCCAACCGGATGAGCGAGCCCGAGGCACTGTCGCAGCTCCTGCAATCGCTGGACGAGCGCACCGACATGGCGGAGCAGTCGGAGCTCAACGAGCTGTTCGATCAGCTGCGCGTGTCGGCGCTGGGGACGATCTTCTCGTGGCTGGGGCGGCTGCAGACGCCGCGGGTGCGCACGCAGCTCGAGGCCGCGGCGCAGCGGCTGGCGGCGGCGAACACCGGGGAGCTGGTGCGCCTGATCGGTGCGCCGGAGCGAGAGGTCTCGCTCGAGGCGATTCGCCGGTCGGGGGCGATGCGCGCGGCGGCCGCGGTTCCCGCGCTCGCCCGGCTCATG
Proteins encoded in this window:
- a CDS encoding HEAT repeat domain-containing protein, encoding MTLQSAPTSTHSAEDRPEPPFPVALVEEMLRMFGRAVRAHQLYLHNNPTYLRALDSARAAFAPIWGHTDELVIEVTDTQLRWEGHAVINEPDKTTDALPWILYKDGIRELRLMRDVEQQELVALIDILTRVRKASPDEDDLLTLLWEQEFAFVRYRYVDMTLEGVAPLDASELAKQERLVDPQAIQEPPQENVLPSGVVNLDDFDATLYFLDEREVEYLRDAVATEYASDLRGNVVAILLDVFEVQVDPAIRDEIVGVLDNLLVHLLTAGQLRTVAHLLREVNIAANRARDLTPQQRETILSLPNRMSEPEALSQLLQSLDERTDMAEQSELNELFDQLRVSALGTIFSWLGRLQTPRVRTQLEAAAQRLAAANTGELVRLIGAPEREVSLEAIRRSGAMRAAAAVPALARLMTQQDGDVRLAAVQALAEIGTPGALQQLERSIDDPSREVRVATARAFAARVHRPALAKIEAAIKGKRVSEADLTEKMALFEAFGAMCGEGGVTLLDGLLNTKSFFGRREDPELRACAAMALGRVATPNAIAVLRRAASDKEILVRNAVNRALRGGTA